The Dehalococcoidales bacterium genomic sequence CTTAGACGATGAGGAAACGCTAGGGGATCTACTTCGTCATGTGTACAGGCCGGTAAGTATTCCATCCGGTGTAAAGGAGCAGGTTAGAGAGCAGCTTATTGCAGAAATTGAGGGCTGTTCACAGGACTCTAGAAAGCCTTGGGCTCGGCCCAATTTAATGGTACCCATACTGGTATCAATAGCTGGCGGATTAATTGCCTACGGTTACTGGATATCCATGACTTTGGCGTAATATCTACTTAAATGCGGCCTCTTGTTTGTGGGTTCCGGCACATCTGGATCAATGGTTTAGATTATATCTATTGAGCATTAGCTTGACTTGTATAGCTATGCCCTAGGCAAAATTGCACGTTCCTGACGATTGTGCAGTACTCTGACAGTAAACAGTGGTAACCACTATTGAGTTCTTTAGTACCATACTCCTCTATTTCAAGGGTTAAGTAGTTATTTCATCTATTACGGGATTAAGAGAGACAGACTCGGGAAAAATTTGTTTTTCAGTATCTTAGTCTATGATTCTCTAACTAGTTAGTGTCACCTCCATAACTTGGCGAAAGGACATGATTAAAAGCTAATATGCAATTGTGTTGATGATACAGCGGACCAGATTATTTAGTGCACACGTTGACGAGAGAGCTACTGCCGTGATAACCTTTTCTGGCTAGAAACTGAGTAATTTATCTCCGAGCCATATTACCTAAAGGGATTAACTATGGTAACTGGCCGTAAGGGTATCACTAGAAATGGTGATGCCTCCCGTGTTCGGAAAGGAGATTTGTGTTGGTCAGCATATCCTCACTTTATAGTAAGAATCACGAGATTGGCCTCTCATTTTTCGTACACTGTTTTACCAACGGCCGGAGGTTTGATTGGTAAAACAGTGGCTGAAATCCAATAAGCTGACGCTGACATTCATACTGCTGGGGGCAATCATTTTCCTGTTTATTATCGTGCCTCTCTTCCGAATGATTTTTGCCTCCGACCCCGGCATATTGAGAGAAACCCTGTTCGACCCCGAGGTAACCAAAGCGATATTGCTTACCCTGTGGGCGGCTCTTATCGCCACCGGGATTGGTTTCGTACTCGGGGTGCCTTTAGCTTACCTACTGGCCCGTTATGAGTTCCGGGGCAAGAGAATAGTCGAGGGATTGATTGATGTCCCGATAGTCGTCCCCCATACCGCTGCCGGTATTGCATTGCTCTTTGTCTTTGGTCGCAACTTTTTTATGGGCAGTATTTTCGGTTCAGTAGGTATTCAGTTTGTCGATTCCATGGCCGGTATCGTAGTGGCCATGCTGTTTGTCAGCGTGCCTTTCCTGATAGACTCGGCTAAGGATGGTTTCAAAAAGGTAGATATTAGACTGGAGAAGGTAGCCCGTACCTTGGGTGCTTCATCCTGGCAGACATTCTTCAGGGTTTCCTTTCCATTGGCCTGGAGAAGCATACTCTCCGGAAATATAATGATGTGGGCCCGCGGCATAAGCGAGTTCGGGGCGGTAATCATTCTTGCCTATCACCCCATGATTGCCCCAACGCTAATCTACGAACGATTTGAAACCTATGGTCTTACGTACTCCCGGCCCGTGGCAGTGCTGCTCATCCTGATCAGCCTGATCATCTTTGTCGTACTGAGGACTCTGGTACAGCGAGGAAAGCAAAGATGATTAAGGTAAGGAATCTATGGGTAGACCTAGGTGAATTCGTATTGAAAGATGCAAACATGGATATCAACCAGGGTGAGTACTTTGTCATTTTAGGGCCTACCGGGGCCGGGAAAACGGTTCTGCTCGAATCTATCGCCGGTCTATATCCACTGAAAGAAGGACGCATATGGCTTAACGATGAAGAGGTTACCAGACTTGAACCCGAAAAACGGGGCATCAGCATCGTTTATCAGGATCAGATGCTTTTCCCCCACCTCTCGGTCAGGGATAATATCACCTTCGGTCTCAGAATCCGCAAGATGAGACCTGCTGAAATCGAGCGTACTTTAAGCTGGCTGGCAGGGTTGCTGGATATACATCACCTGCTTGGCCGTAAGCCGGATACTCTCAGTGGCGGAGAGAAGCAGAAGGTGGCCCTGGCCCGGGCTTTGAGCGTTAAGCCTAAGTTGCTTTTGCTGGACGAACCGCTCAGCGCTCTAGACCCAAACAGCCGTGAGATACTCCAGCGTGAACTACGTAATATACATGAAGAGTACCGGGTAACTACGGTGCATGTTACTCATGATTTTGAGGAGGCGATTGCTCTGGCTGATCGTGTTGCCGTAATCGGAGACGGTTGTGTCCAGCAGGTAGGCACTCCGGAGCAAATATTCCGCCAGCCCGGTTCGGAGTTCGTCGCTCGCTTCGCCATGGTGAGAAATATCTTTCGAGGTGAGGTAATTGAAGGTGAAAATGGAGATGCCCTCTTCTGCGTCGATGGGGTGAGTCTGTCTGTTGTCACCGGGTACCGTGGGCAGTGTCATGCTTCTCTCCGTCCCGAGGACATCATCATCTCTCATGCCCCCTTTCCATCGAGCGCCCGTAACACGTTCTCGGGTATGATAACTTCAATCACTGATAAGGGGGCTACTTTACTGCTGACAATACATGTCCCTCCTGATTTCATCTGCCTTATTACCCGGAATTCTTTTGATGCCATGGCACTGTCGATAGGCGATACGGTATATATCACTTTCAAGGCATCTGCGGTCAATATTTTCTAGGAGCGATGCTATTGTATGAGAATCCGAATGTCTGCTTAGCATATTGACAACCTGTGATAGCGGTGCTATGTTGTAGTCCTACGTCGGACCGATTAATCCGGCAGGGAGGTGCAAAATGAAAATCAGTGCACGGAACATACTCAAGGGGAAGGTGAAGAGCGTCAAACCCGGCGTGGTCAATACGGAAGTGGTAATTGAACTCTCCGGCGGGGAGATTGTCACGTCGATCATCACCAAGGAGTCTGCCGAGGGACTGGCGCTGGCTACGGGTAAAAGTGTCTATGCCGTCATCAAAGCCTCGAATGTGATGATTGCCATCGATTGATGCCGGTTCCTTCGTCATGGTTGGTAGGTAACTGTATATCTAATACTGTACCGGGTTATCATATTATAGTAGGATTGACAGAATTAACTTTTTTTGTTAGCCTTATGGCATAATATCAACGATTAATTAGAAACTTAATAAGTATCTCCGAGCCGCCTTAACCTAAAGGGAAACCCAGGGCGGGTGGCCGATAGGGTATCACTGGAAACGATGGTGCCTTCCGTGTTCGAGAAGGAGAACAACTTGTGCAGCACAGATGCTATTGTGCATGAGCGCCTCCTTTCGGGGCGCTTTTTTATTGCGGCATAAATTAAGCGCTGAAATTGAATAAATGATCTCCGAGCTGCCTTAACCTAAAGAGAAATCCAGGGTGGGTGGCCGATAGGGTATCACTGGAAACGATGGTGCCTTCCGTATTTGAGAAGGAGAATGGAATGAGAATTCCCCTGCAAAAGGGTGGAATTTGCTTTCGTGTCCCCTGTCACTGTTCGTCATTACTGTCATACAGCCGCCGCTATCGTAGAAACGTAATCGCCGTTCTGCTGTGCGCTGCGTTGTTTTCACTATCTCTACAGTTGATATTCCCCATGCCGGCATATGCGGCGACGCTGACACTGGATCTCGATTCGGGAATGGTGTTCACGGTAATAACCATTACCGGCAGCGGTTTTCCCGGAAGTACTGGCGGCGTTGTATGGTTTGATAATAATGATAATGGCGTTAAAGATTCGCTGGAACCATATAAAAATATCACCACGACTTCCGGTGGGGATATTCCTTCAGGGGTCACTTTGACCGTACCAAAAGTCCCCGGTGGATTATATCAGGTACTGGCCGATATCCCGGATGGCTCACCGGTGGAAGCCTCGGCTGACTTTACCGTGGTGCCCGGTTTGTCTTTAGGTCCGGATTCGGGGGTAGCCGGTACGATTATCAGTTTTTCCAACAGCGGTGGATTTGCTGCCAGCACCGCCGGCTACCTATGGTTCGATACCGATAAAGACTCTGTGATGGATGATGATGAAACCAAGAAATCGGTTACTACTTTAAGTAATGGCGCGTTTTCTTCAACAACCAAGTTGACAGTACCTGATGTCGACCCTGGTATTTATCCCGTTTGTGCCGACATCCCGACCGGCTCACCGGTTGAGGCTTCGGCGAACTTTACCGTTCTGCCCATTGCCGCGATGTCCCTTAATCCTAGTAGTGGGAATTATTGTACGGAAATAACCATCACCGGCAGCAGTTTTGCCGCCGATACCGCCGGCTGGGTGTGGTTCGATACCGACGGCGACAGAGTCAGGGATGCCGGAGAGCCACAAGCGGCAGTAACCACAACCGCCGGCGGGGAGCTACCGTCCGGCGTCACTTTAACGGTTCCTATGGTTGAGCCGAATACCACCTATTCGGTGCGTGCCGATATTCCGGTTGGCTCACCGGTCGAGGGTTCGGCGAACTTCAAAACCACCTACACCACGGTACTGCTCACGGTAACCAAGTACGACCCCTATGGAGCTGTTCTGAGCCAGACCACCGTCGATTACGAATATATGGAAGCCAGTATGCCCGTCCAGGGGAGTACTACCTTGCACCGCTATCATCAGGGGCCTACCTTCGACAGTTCCTCGTTTGACGACCTCTGGGACCCCGGCGAGATGGAAAACATCGACAGCCGGGACTACGGACGCGCCCTTGGCACCGATGTCAAAGACCTGTGCAACCTGGTCGGCGGGGCAGCGCCGGGTGATGCTATAAAGGTCAAAGCCTCGGACAATTTTTTCAAGTGGTTCGACTATGAGGATATCTACAATCCGGAGCCGGAGCAGGGCAAGCTGGTGGTCTGCTGGTATAACGAGGACTTCGGCGGCTATGTGCCGGGTTACGATACCGGCATGCGCCTGGTCTTCTTCGCCGAAACCCAGAACCCGGAGGGTAAATACGTCTTCGGCGACTGGGATATGCACGAGACTATGCCCGCCTCCCGCTGGCACTACTACTACGACGGTAATTTCTGGCCTTCTTCGAGTGGTCTCTCCGTGCAGACGGTGTACAACATAGAAATCTACCAGCCTAACTTGGTCTCCTGTGACGCGTCCGGTAATCCCAAGGACAGCTTCGCTCCCGAGGAAACCGTCTACGTTAAGGGGCTCGGGCTGTCCGGTAATACGGACTACAAGGTCTGGATACAGGGTGAGCCGGTACTGTTATATACACTCGATGCCCTTGATAGAAATAGCGGCAATCCCTTTGTCCTCAACACCGGGAACGATCCCTCGAGCACTCAGGAAACAGTGAGTACGGACGGAAACGGCGATTTCGGTCCGACGGCCATCTGGACGGTACCATCGGCGGCATCGGCGTCGGACTACGACATCGTCGCCGATAACCAGGCTTCGGGAACGACCGGCAGATACGATGCCGCTGACAAAATCGACAATCCGGGCTGGGCGGGATTTTCCGTTACCGCTGCCGAATACATCTCCTTTACTGCCGTCGACTACGGCAACGACGGGATACTGTTCGGCAGCCTCGACCCGGGGATGAATGACCGGCCCGCCGACGGGCAGCCCGGACAGGGCACGATAACGCTCACCGTCGGTGAGGAGACCAATGTGGACGTTGCCATCCAGTTGAAGGGAGACGATTTCACCGGCCCGGCTACGATAGATGTCAGCAGTGTCAAGTACGACGACGACAGCGACCCGGCCGGGG encodes the following:
- a CDS encoding ABC transporter ATP-binding protein; its protein translation is MIKVRNLWVDLGEFVLKDANMDINQGEYFVILGPTGAGKTVLLESIAGLYPLKEGRIWLNDEEVTRLEPEKRGISIVYQDQMLFPHLSVRDNITFGLRIRKMRPAEIERTLSWLAGLLDIHHLLGRKPDTLSGGEKQKVALARALSVKPKLLLLDEPLSALDPNSREILQRELRNIHEEYRVTTVHVTHDFEEAIALADRVAVIGDGCVQQVGTPEQIFRQPGSEFVARFAMVRNIFRGEVIEGENGDALFCVDGVSLSVVTGYRGQCHASLRPEDIIISHAPFPSSARNTFSGMITSITDKGATLLLTIHVPPDFICLITRNSFDAMALSIGDTVYITFKASAVNIF
- a CDS encoding TOBE domain-containing protein — translated: MKISARNILKGKVKSVKPGVVNTEVVIELSGGEIVTSIITKESAEGLALATGKSVYAVIKASNVMIAID
- a CDS encoding ABC transporter permease produces the protein MVKQWLKSNKLTLTFILLGAIIFLFIIVPLFRMIFASDPGILRETLFDPEVTKAILLTLWAALIATGIGFVLGVPLAYLLARYEFRGKRIVEGLIDVPIVVPHTAAGIALLFVFGRNFFMGSIFGSVGIQFVDSMAGIVVAMLFVSVPFLIDSAKDGFKKVDIRLEKVARTLGASSWQTFFRVSFPLAWRSILSGNIMMWARGISEFGAVIILAYHPMIAPTLIYERFETYGLTYSRPVAVLLILISLIIFVVLRTLVQRGKQR